The nucleotide sequence TTTGACCTAAATTTTAAAGTGGATGATAATTATATTTATCATCTTTTAGCAAAAGTTTATACCATTGAGCTAAATTCAGAAAATCCAGATTATTTAATTTACTCATGTTACGGTCATAACTTTCTTAATTATAGCTGTATAAGAATATATTATACTGCCGAAAATTTGATTCCAGACTTTAATCTGTGCGATTATGCCATAGGCTTTTCTAATTTGGAATTTGAAGACAGATACTTAAGGTTTCCATATTTCGCCACATTTGAAAATCAGTTTAATGATCTTCTTTTAGTCAAGAATTATGATTATTCCATCATTAAAGAGAAACCATTTTTTTGCAATTTTATTTTCGCGAATTCTAATGCCGATCCTACTAGAGATACCTTTTTCCATTTACTAAGCAAATATAAAATGGTTTCATCGCCGGGGAAACACCTAAATAATATAAAGATGGATGTTGGAGAAAGATTTTCAAGGGATTGGATGTATTCAAAGATAAACTTTCAATCTAAGTGTAAGTTTTCAATAGCTTTTGAAAACACATCTGCACCAGGATATACCACAGAAAAGATACTTCACGCTTTCAATTCCAATACAATACCTATTTATTGGGGAAATCCGGAGGTATCTCAAGATTTCAATGCTGCTTCCTTCATAAATTGTCACGATTATGAAAATTTTGAAGATATTATTAGTGTAATCAAATCAATTGACAATGATGACACAAAATACCTGGAAATGCTCAATACTCCCTCATTTAGAAACAATATCGTTCCTAATCATTTAGAAAATACTAAACTTTTAAATTTCTTCGAAACTATTTTTAGTAAAGATAAACTGAAAAAAAGATCTCAGTTTGGCGCTCAATTAAAATACGAATTAAGCCTCAAAGCACAAATGCAACTAAAAGATAAATTTTCAAAGTATTCAAAAATTTTAAAATTTTTGAAATAAAAATGTAATCTGAATTTTTTTAAGAAAATTAGGCTCATTGTATCAATTGCTAATTTCAAAATTGAAACAGTGAAATTAAAATTGGCATCAAACTCACAACAATAAAATTACAGTTCCACTGCCATAATAAGTATTATACTTTTCTCCTCGTTAAACTTATACTAAACCATCCGAATAAATTTTATATCAAAAGCATAGAATGTATCTTCAATTATTAAATCAATTAAAGAAATTATGAAAGATTACGGAACATTATCTCAGGCAATGAATATATTGAAACTTGAGGAGGGATATGAACATGATTTTAATTTACTAGATGAAAAGATTGAGCTAAAATCTCAGAAAGAATCTTATGCTACTAATGAATTTGATGTAGATAAGGTATTAAGATTTGAAGGTATGAGTAACCCAGATGATAACTCTATATTATATGCAATTACCACACACAACGGTAATAAAGGTTTACTTGTAGACGGTTACGGAATTTCCGGAGGGCAGATATCTAAAGAAATGATGGATAAGCTAGATTTGAAGGAAAACAGACCGACAGAATAGATAGTTAATATAGTATTAAACCATACTATAAATTTGCAGTACGTTAGATACTATCGTAATTTTGAATAGTAATTAATATTTCAATAAAAGAAAACTATGAGTTATTTAGGACTTGACAAGAAAAAAACATCCAATACAGTAAAGGAATTAAATATTCTTTTAGCAGATTATCATTTGTATTATCAAAAATTAAGAAATTTTCACTGGAATGTAATCGGTAAAAATTTCTTTGATCTTCATGAAAAATTTGAAGAGCTTTATGATGATGCAAAATTGAAGGTTGATGAAATTGCAGAGAGAATTCTTACCCTAAGATTCCAACCAACAAGCAATTTAAGTGATTACTTAAAAGCATCTAGTATTAAAGAATCTGAATCTGACATTTCTGATTCAAATATGATCAAAATACTTTTAGAAGATCACGGAACCTTACTTAAGCAAATGAGAAAAGTTACAGAAATAGCTGAAAAAGGCGGAGACGAGGGAACCATAGATCTTATTGGTGCTTATATTAGAGAACTTGAGAAAACAAGCTGGATGTTAGATGCATGGAAAATGAAAACAACAGAAAACCATAAACCAGTATAATAACATTTAATAAATGTTTGAAAAATTTGATTTCAATAAATCAATTAGGGGAATTTGGGATAAGTTAGCCGAGTGGCTAGATTCAATTATTCTAAATTTCCCTAATTTTATTTTAGCCTCCTTAGTTTTCTTATTCTTCGTGATGGTTGCAAAGTATGCTGCAAAATTATTTGATGGCATACTTAGAAAAAAAGGGTCTCAAGATTCTATAAGACAGATCACAGCCAAAGTAGTGAAAGTTATAGTGATCTTAATAGGGTTTTTCATTGCGTTAGGATTATTAAACCTAGATAAGATCTTAACATCTATACTCGCTGGTGCGGGTGTAGTAGGTTTAGCAATAGGTCTAGCTCTACAAGGTACTCTTAACAATACATTTTCTGGTGTAATTTTAAGTTTCTTACCTGAAATACAAATTGGAGATTGGGTGGAAACCAATGGTTTTAAAGGTGAGATCATGGAGATCAACCTTAGAAGCATTATTATTAAAGAGCCGGATAATAATTATGTAATGATCCCTAATTCTAAGATCATAGATGAACCTTTTAAGAATTACACAAGAACTAATAGATCTAGGGTAATGTTAGATTGTGGCGTTTCTTACAGTAGCGATCTAGAATTTGTTCAAAATCTTACTAAAGAAACATTAGAAGATATTTTTCCACAACGAGGTAATGAGGAAATTGAATTTATGTATCAGGGATTTGGAGACAGTTCTATCAACTTTGTAGCCAGATTTTGGACAGATGTAACGAATAGTAAAGATATCTTAGTTGCAAAGAACAAAGCTATTATCGCAGTTAAGAAAGCCTTTGATAAGAATAATATCAATATCCCATTCCCTATAAGAACTATAGATTTTAGTAACCAGTTATCGGTTAATAAGCCCAACATAGAGCCTTAAGGAAGGTAAAAAGATATAAATATTCATAAAAAAGCCCAATCTATTTATCGGGCTTTTTTTATTCAATATCATTTTATTCTTAGAATGTTAAACCTAAACCAACACTTATTCTGGCTCCTTCATCTCCAGAAAAGAGACTTACATTTCCACTCAAGGAACCTGCACTGTTAATCCAAAATCCTCCACCGTAGCTATCATGCCATGCCTTACTTGCATCTGTTTCAGACCAAACTCTACCTATATCATATCCTCCAAAAACACCTATCTGAAGTGGTAAAAATCGTGTTTTAAATTGATCAAAACTATAACGGAGATCACCGCTTGCAACAAAATATTTTTTACCGGAAAATCTGTCTTCTCTAAATGAACGCAATCCGTTATCTCCTCCTAATTGAGCAGATTGATAAAACTCATAATCATCTCCTATATTAACTTGGGCTTGCGCTGAAGATTTTAATACGAGCTTTCTACTTGGTATTAGCGCATTATAAAACCCTAAGTAAGGTTTGAAATAACCGTAAACCTGGTCTACATCTGCAGTATTTACCTGTCCTCCTAAATTTAGTTCAAACTTCATCCCTCTGGTAGGATTTAAGATATTATCATAACTTTCATATCTATACATCGCATCTGCTCCTGCAAAATATTTTCTTGAAAATAGATTTTGATCATCAGAAACAAAATCATTGGTTATAAATCTACCTTCATCCTCTTTTACCTCAACCGTTTCAAATGTAGCTTTGTATCCAAAATAACTTCCAAAAGGAGATTGGCGTACAAGTCCTAAGTGAATTCCTAATTTTCCAACTCCTACTCTATTATAATCATACCCTAAATCGTCATCATAATTCTTAGTTTGATTTCCATAACCAAAAAAGTTCTGAGTGAAATTCGGATTATTGAAATATCCTCCAACTTCTAGATTGAAATTACCTACAATATTTGCAAATTCTCCTGCATACGAAATATAATAACTATCTGTACCAAAGTAATATCCTACACCATAAGTATGTTGAGAAGTAAACGGGTTTCTCTTAAAATCAAAATTAGATTTTACACTTTCCACGCCTATCTTAAATCCTTCATCTGGGTTATACCCAAATCCCGGAGTAATGCTATTAGAAGAATAGATCTTTTTATCTTTATCATAAGTATTTCTATTATAACTATCAGACAGTCTCACTTTAGCTGAATTAGCCTCGATAAATGTATTGGGCTGCGATTTATAATCGTGTATCTTTAGCTTGTTGCTATTTTTCACACTATATACATCATTATTCTGCCCACCAATAATTCTTAGAAATATATAATTATCTCCCTCTCCTCCAACGTTTATCTTATCATCATCATCCAACCCGTAGATCCAGATTTCATTGGTCTCTTCTTTACTATACGTTTTTTCACTTAAAATTTCTGCCCGTTTCCCATCTTTATCTCTACTGATCTTTACATTTGTAAGACCATTTGGCATTCTGGTAATATCAATAAAATCATCTTTATCTGTACCAGTCACGATCGCTAAGGTTGCCAAATAATCATAATATCTTTTAGAAATATCCACAATATTATCTCTTCTACCCTTTAACTTCTGTATTAGATCTTTAGAAGTTTCCCCTTGAGTTTCTGGTGGAAGTTTAGAGAAAGCATCTTCAATAACATCATTTGTGATATGTTCTTGCACATATTTTGCTTGCTGCAACCAGGTTTCTTTACCTACATTTTGTAACAATTCTCTATCTAATCCAGTGGCAGCGGTATTAAACCATTTAACGTTATTGATATCCTCACCGTAAACCGCAAATTGTTTTGCAAAACCACTTATTCCTCTCAAAGTACCAAAGAACGCACCGTCAAAAT is from Gillisia sp. Hel1_33_143 and encodes:
- a CDS encoding glycosyltransferase family 10 domain-containing protein, whose product is MPTLKLWFTDFDLNFKVDDNYIYHLLAKVYTIELNSENPDYLIYSCYGHNFLNYSCIRIYYTAENLIPDFNLCDYAIGFSNLEFEDRYLRFPYFATFENQFNDLLLVKNYDYSIIKEKPFFCNFIFANSNADPTRDTFFHLLSKYKMVSSPGKHLNNIKMDVGERFSRDWMYSKINFQSKCKFSIAFENTSAPGYTTEKILHAFNSNTIPIYWGNPEVSQDFNAASFINCHDYENFEDIISVIKSIDNDDTKYLEMLNTPSFRNNIVPNHLENTKLLNFFETIFSKDKLKKRSQFGAQLKYELSLKAQMQLKDKFSKYSKILKFLK
- a CDS encoding phosphoribosylpyrophosphate synthetase, whose protein sequence is MKDYGTLSQAMNILKLEEGYEHDFNLLDEKIELKSQKESYATNEFDVDKVLRFEGMSNPDDNSILYAITTHNGNKGLLVDGYGISGGQISKEMMDKLDLKENRPTE
- a CDS encoding Dps family protein, giving the protein MSYLGLDKKKTSNTVKELNILLADYHLYYQKLRNFHWNVIGKNFFDLHEKFEELYDDAKLKVDEIAERILTLRFQPTSNLSDYLKASSIKESESDISDSNMIKILLEDHGTLLKQMRKVTEIAEKGGDEGTIDLIGAYIRELEKTSWMLDAWKMKTTENHKPV
- a CDS encoding mechanosensitive ion channel family protein, giving the protein MFEKFDFNKSIRGIWDKLAEWLDSIILNFPNFILASLVFLFFVMVAKYAAKLFDGILRKKGSQDSIRQITAKVVKVIVILIGFFIALGLLNLDKILTSILAGAGVVGLAIGLALQGTLNNTFSGVILSFLPEIQIGDWVETNGFKGEIMEINLRSIIIKEPDNNYVMIPNSKIIDEPFKNYTRTNRSRVMLDCGVSYSSDLEFVQNLTKETLEDIFPQRGNEEIEFMYQGFGDSSINFVARFWTDVTNSKDILVAKNKAIIAVKKAFDKNNINIPFPIRTIDFSNQLSVNKPNIEP